AAAGATTCTAAGGACCGAGAGGATACAGGACGGTGTTGAGCGCATAATCTTCGCCGCCGGAGAGGCTGCCATAAACTGGATGCAGGAGACCGAGAGGATACTCAAGAAGACCGCAGAGATATTCCGCGTGCCGCCTGAGAAGGTGCCTGAGACGGCCGAGAGGTTCTTCAACGAGTGGAAGGAAGCGAGGAAAGAAGTCGAGAAGCTGAGGAAAGAGCTGGCGAAGCTCCTCGTCTACGAGCTGGAGAACGAGGTCGAGAGGGTTGGAGAAATCGAGTTCATCGGCAAAGTGGTCGAAGGGACGATAGACGACCTCCGCGAAGCCGCCAACAAGCTCAGGAAGGATAAGCGCGTTATCGTCCTCATCACCAGAGAGGGGCACTTCGTCGTTGCGGTCGGAGACGGCCTCGATCTCAAGGCCGGCGAGCTGGCGAAGGTAATAACGAGCGTCGCAGGTGGCGGCGGTGGCGGAAGGAAAGAGCTTGCCCAGGGAAGAATCAAGAATCCGCTCAAGGCCGAGGAGGCCATTGAAGAGGTGAAGAAGAGGCTCGGCTGATTGCTTGTGAATTTACATTTTTTGAAAACCCCGCCCTATTGATGGGCGAGGGTAGATATACGATATTCTTTTAAACCTCCCTTCTAACTTTGTCCGATGGAAATGAAGGACGGTGTTAGAATAGTCTGCGAGTTCTTCAACAGTAGGGGGAGAGCCTTCCTTAGTCAGCGGAGATTTTCCGGAGCATAAGAAGGTGAGATAAAATGAGAGCCCTGCTGAAGATAGAATCACGTCGTCTTTCCCTCTCCGTTCTAATCGCCTTAGTCCTCACGTCCATCACCCTGCTCGCCGACGTGGAAATTTCCCCGATAGTTCCGTACATCGTTCTCGGTTTTCTCCTCTCCTCGGTTTTTCCTGCCGGCCTGTCCTACGGTCTCGAGTTAATCCTTTCGAAACCTCTGAAAAGGATTGAGCTGTTCGCGGGCTTTCTGCTCTCGCACCTGCTCTTAGCTCTTATCGTGGCCCTTCCGGCACTCGTGAAGCCCACAGCGTTCCTCTACGCAATTTTTGCTCTCCCGTTTCTTCCATTGGACTATCTAACAGGCCTCCTCCTGAAGAACCCAAGGAAAACCTTCCTCGTCGGCACTTTGGTTTTTCTGATTCTCACGTTCTTGCCCACGGGTTACGTAGATATGAAGGTTCAAAACGATGCCCAGAAAGCCCTCGGAATCGAGACCCTGGCAGATTATGAGGCCAAGAAGGCCGAGTATTCCTCCCTCGTTTATACCCTTGAGCGGAAGTACGGCAACTACGCCTTTTTCTCTCCTGGAGTTCAGCTCGAACTCTTTGCCAGGGATCTGGATGTTGGGGATAAAGAAGACGCCCTGCTCAGGGCCGGAATCGCCCTCGGTTTCACCGTCATCCTACTTGCGCTGTCCATCATTCCATTCCTCCGCTTCGAGCCGGGGGAGTTCATCAGGCCTTCAATTCCGGCCTTGTATCTAAGGCCCCTGCCCTGGTGGATCAGAAAGGAAATCGCGGGTCTGTGGGCCTCGCGGGCTTTCTTTGTGTTCTTAATAGTTCTCCTCCTGCCGGTTGACAGAATAACGAAGGCTTTCTTCGCCCTATTTCTGCTTCCCCTGTTGGTAATCGAGGTGCTATCCGAAAACCCCATTTTGATCCTCAGCAAACCGGTGAGGAGAGCATATCTGATAAGGCGTTTCCTCGTGGTTTTAGGGCTATTCGCCCTTTTCACGCCCGTCCTGGGTTTTTCCCTTGCAGTGGTGTCCTTTACAGCAACGGTTATCTTTTTGACGGGCCTCTTCAGCAGGAAGCTGGCACTCGCTCTCTTGCCGTTCTTCGCCCTCATCATCAGCCCCGCCCTTCAGGAAGGATCCCAATTAGTGGCCCTTCTGTTCATGACCCTCACCCTTCCGTTCATTGCCCTGGCTTACCTGCGCGCGATTAGAATGGAACTGGGTAGATGGGGGGGTTAAATGAAGAAACCGGGGGTAATGAGCCGGCTAAACGGTCAGTGGATAGCGCTTGTCCTGATTTCCCTCTTCCCGGCTATAGGGGTCGAGATAGACGTTCACAGGTTCACCATCCATTATCCCAACATACCTCCTGAAGAGCTCGGCCACCTGATAACGGCGGACCTGCTCACCAAGTGGCTTCCGAATTTCATCAGGTTCCTCCTCATACTAGTCCTGCTGATAATCCTCCTCTCGCGCTTCGGCTCGGACTTCGAGCGGGGGAACGTCGTCCTGATGCTCTCAAAACCCATCACGAGGAGGCGCTATTTCCTGGGCCGGAGCCTTGAGGGGCTAAAGCTCGCCCTAACATCCGCCCTGGGAATTGTACTCTCGGGAGCGCTCGCGATGTTTGCTCACGGCTTCGAAGTTAGGGACTACCTCATAGGCTCGCTCACACTCTCGCTCTCGCTGGTCGGTGTAATCGGAATCGCCCTGCTCCTCCTTCCCCTCGCGACCTCCCGCGACTCCGGGGTCTTCCTTGGGCTTGGGGCGTTCGTTGCTCTCCTTCTCCTCGGAAAATCTGATTACCCGTTCATCCCTACGGTTTACCTTGAAAAGGTTCTGTCAATAGGGGACTCCGTCTCAATCTTTTATCGCGCCGTTGGTGAGCTGTTGGCCCTGTGCGTTGCGCTCTCGCTCGCAGGAATGGAGCTTTTCAGGAGGAGGGAGCTGAGGAATCCCGAGTTGCTCTCTGCACCAGGCGTTTCCATCTCCCCCTGCGGGCTTTACGGCGTTTTCCTTGGGCTGAGCCTTCAGAGCAGGCGATTTATCGCCTTCGTCGCTTTTACGGGCCTGATGGCTTTTCTGAACAAAGGCACCCTCGACCAGTATTACACCAGCCACGGCATCCCAGGCCTCCTCAATGCCGTGATCCAGGCCTTCAACAGCCCCTTCCTGCCCTTCGTGGTTCTGCCCCTCGGGGCGCTCTCGATTGGCTCCGCAATTGAGAACGGCACCGTCAGGGTTCTCCTGAGCAAGCCGATGAAGAGGAAAAACTTTTTCCTCGGGATGCTCCTCAGTGATATATTCGCTGTCTTCATTGGAACGGCTTTCTACGTGACCCTTATCGTTGCCTACGCCCTGCACTTGAGTGCTCCCTTAAGCAGAACCCTCGAACTCGGCCTTACCTTTGGCTCCCTCCTTTTCCTCTCGCTCCTCCAGTACCTGGCCCTCGGCTACCTTCTGTCAGCTTTCATGAGGGGAAGGAAGGCACTTCTCCTCTCGCTGGTTCTGGCCTTTCTGCTGGCCTTTGCCGTACCCCTCTCGGTCATCGCGGCATCGGCTTCGGCAGGGAATTCCTTCATCGACGTATTGACCCAGAACTCCCTTCCGGTGCCGAGCCCCAACCTGCACTACACTGTACTTACAATGGCCGTTTCCCCGAAGAGGAGCCTTCTTCCAAAGTCCCCCGCCGAGGTTCTCAACTATCCCGGCAACCTGGCGGTGCTGGTCGTACCTACTGTTGCATACCTCGCAATCTCATGGCTCAAGTTTAGGAAAACGGACCTGAGGTGATAGCATGTGGGGATTCGAGCTGGAGTTGAAGAAAAGCATTAGAACGAAGAAGTTCTGGCTGATATTAGTTTTGATTTTGCTGATCTACGTAATGGCCTTCAGGGAGGTAAAAGACAACCTTGAGGGGGCCTCTGACCCCCAGGGAGTCCTCCTGACGAGCCTGGTCGGCTACATAGCGGTAAGCGCGTTCCTCTTCATCGGTGTCTACGCCCTCATGGCGGGAGCAACGGGGATTAACTCAGACCTTGAAAACGGAACCCTCAGGGTGGCCCTGAGCAAGCCTCTTGGCAGGGGCTCCTACCTAATCGGCAAGTTCCTTGGTCAAAGCGTCAGCATAGTGGTTGCAATGGTCTTCGCCACCCTCCTGTCCTTTGTCGTAACAAAGCACTACGGCCTCTCCCTCAGCGGGAAGCTTGCCCTTGACCTCGCCCTGGCCAACGGTCTGGTTCTCTTGGCCATGCTCCAGCTTTTAGCCCTCGGCCTGCTAATTTCAACCTTCGTCCGCTCCCCGAACACCGCCTTAGGACTGGCCCTCGTGTTGTTCTTCGTCACGGGTCTTGTGGCCCCTCAGATCGTTGATGGGTGGGCAGAGGACAGGGCTGACAAGGAGTTTGGACTTCATGAGAGGGGAGACTTCACGAAGCTTTCGCCTGAGCAGAGAACGGCCTACCGGGAACGCCTTGGCGAGCTTTACAGGGAGTATCACCTGAAGTACCTCTTCTACGTCCCGCAGGTTCTCATGCTTGATATCATCAGCGGCGTTGAGACGAGTAAGTTCAACGAAGACGGCACGTATACCATCGAGTACCTTGGACTCAGGCATGCGATATCGGAGAACCCAGCTCAAACGGGGGTGATAGCGGCACTTATCCCCGTTTACCTCGCGCTGGCCCTCATCAGGTTCAAGAGGATGGATTTGAGGTGATGGTGATGCTGAGGATTGAGAAACTCGTTAAGGTTTACAAGGACGTTAGGGCCTTGGACGGCCTTAGCCTTGAGGTCAAGCCCGGCCAGGTTTACGGTTTCCTCGGCCCAAACGGTGCTGGAAAAAGCACCACGATCCTAAGCACCCTCGGCCTGATCTTCCCCCAGGAAGGGCGCATAGAACTTTTCGGAGAGGAAGTCTTCAGGGATGGGAAGTTTGACGAGGGTAGGCTCGTTAAGGTCAAAGCCAGAATTGGGTACATGCCAGAGCACGCCACACTGTGGGACTTTTTGACCCCGGTTCAGACGCTGGACACCATTGCCGACGCGTTTAAAATCCCAAAGGCTGAGAAGGAGAAGCGGATTAACGAGCTTCTCGACCTTGTCGGTCTCAAGGATGCAAGGAACAAGAAGGTGGGCAAGTTCTCGAAGGGCATGCGCCAGAGGCTTCTCTTAGCTCAGGCTTTGATCAACGACCCCGAGCTTTTAATCCTCGACGAACCGATGAGCGGTCTTGACCCCAAGGGCATTGCGGAGTTCAAGGACATCATCAGGGAGCAGAAGAAGGCCGGAAAGACCGTCTTCTTCTCCAGCCACATCTTAGCCCACGTCGAAGAAGTCTGCGACACCGTCGGAGTAATAGTCAAGGGCAAGCTCCGCTTGGAGGACAGCATTGAGAACATCAAGAAAGAGTTCCTGAAGAAGGCTGGCTACACAATACTCATTGAGACGAACAAGCCTGTGGATTGGCGTTCAGCGGAATTAAGCGTGACTTCACTCGGCGAGAACAAGTACCGCGTTGTTGCTTCGAGGGACGTTAGGGAGGAGATTCACGACTACGTTGCCTCCCAAGGCGCGAAGGTTCTAACAATGCAGGTGAAAGAGCCAAGCCTCGAGGAAATATTCCTAAAACTTGTCGAGTAGGTTTTTTTAACTTCCACTCCTTTCTTTTCTGAGGTGTCCAAAATCAAGGTCAAAACCCTAACGCGTGAAATCGTCTCCCTGGCGGAAGGACTAGGCCTGAAGGCCGTTCCCGAGTACAGAACGCCCGACGGCACGCGGATAGACATAGCCGTTCTCAACGGAGAGAAAAAGCTCCTCGCGATAGAGCTTGAGGCGTCCTTCAAGTGGTTTCCGCAGAGGCTGCTCTACGACGTGGTTAAGGCCCACAGGGCTGGCTTTCCCGAGCTGTGGGTCATAACTCCCTTCCGAAACACCAAACCGGGTTGGGTTTTGAACTACGCCAGGGAGATTGGAATCGGGTTGCGGATTCTAAAGGAAAAAGAAGTCATAGAGGAATTCAGAGTCCTGTTGGCTCGTCTATGAAGAAGGCGTCAAGCCCAAAGCGCCCCTTTAAAAGCCCCATGAGGGCCTTTACTCCAAGCGTCTCCGTCTTGTAGTGCCCCGCCACGAGGACACTCTGTGGAAGATCAATAGCCGTTAAGTAATCGGCGTGCCCGAACTCACCGGTTATGAGGAGGTCAATTCTCTTCCTCCAAGCCTCCTCAAGGGCGAATGCTCCAGCTCCGCTGACCGCACCGACGGCTTTAATCTCCCTCTCCCCGAATTCATACGTCTTAACAGTCGTGTCGAGCTTCTCCGCTATTACCTGCGCGACCTTCTCAATAGGCTGCGGTTCATCGAACTCGCCCCAGTAGCCTATCGACAGTCCTCTGTATTCTCCGAACGAACCCTTTGGCTCCAAACCGAGCAGTTTCAGCAGTTCAACGTTGTTTCCAACCTCAGGGTGGGCGTCCAGCGGGAGATGAGCGACGTATAGGTTCAGGCCGCTTTCAAAGAGGGCCTTTAAACGTTTGTAGTGCACCCCAGTGATGTAGTTCAGTCCGCCCCATATCATTCCATGGTGGACGATTAGCATGTCCGCTTTTGCTTTTGTGGCCCTCTCGATGGTTTTCAGCGTTGTGTCAACGGCAAAAGCGACCCTCTCAACGTCCTCCTTCCCCTCCACCTGGAGTCCGTTGCTCGACTTGTCCGGATAGGCAGAAATCTGAAGGTACTCATCAAGAAAGGCAACGAGTTCATCGCGGTTCATCTTCTCACCCCTATTCATCTGGTGAATTATTCACTAACTGGATATGCCCGGCAAACCCTTTTAAAACCGCCCCCTAAGCTGGGTCGGGAGTGAAGAATATGAACGGTGAGGACTTCAAAAAGGCAGTTGAGGAGATAGCGAGGGCTGTCCTGTCTGGCGAGATAAAGAGCAGAGAAGAGCTCAACCGCTACAAGATTATTGTATCCCGGAAGTATCACCTCTCAAAGATTCCCGGTAACTCGGAGGTACTCAAGGCTATTCCAGAGGAGGAGCGCGAGCGCTTTAGGGAGCTCCTCAAGAGGAAGCCGACGAGGACGATAAGCGGTGTCGCCGTTGTGGCTATGATGACCAAGCCCTTCCCCTGTCCTCATGGGCGTTGCATCTACTGCCCCGGCGGACCGGCAATTGGTTCTCCGCAGAGCTACACGGGAAAGGAGCCTTCGGCTTTGAGGGCAGTCCAGAGCGCTTATCATCCTTACATCATTATGATGCGCCGCCTCAAACAGCTCACTGACATCGGCCATGACGTCGATAAGGTTGAGGTGATAATCCAGGGAGGAACCTTCCCGGCGGTCGACCTTGATTACCAGGAATGGTTCGTCAAGTGTGCCTTCAAGGCAATGAACGACTTTCCGCACTTCAGGGACATCGAGAACCTTGAGGAGAAGCTCGTACGGCTGATTGTTAAGAGAGACGAGTCGGTTTTTGAGGAGGATCCGAAATTCAAAGAGGCCTGGCTTAAAACGCACAGGAGGCCCTACTACTACCTCGAGGAGGAGCAGAGGAAGAATGAAAAGGCTAGGGTCAGGATGGTTGGTTTAACCATAGAAACGCGCCCGGACTGGGCCTTCGAGAGGCAGATAGACAGGATGCTCCGCTTTGGGACTACCAGGGTTGAATTGGGCGTCCAGACGGTCTTCAACTTCATCCACGAGAGGACCAAGAGGGGCCACGGCGTTGAGGAAATAATCAAAGCCACCCAGCTCCTCCGCGATGCTGGTTTGAAAATCAACTACCACATAATGCCCGGTTTGCCTGGAAGCAACTTCGAGAGGGATCTGCACACCTTCAGGGCCATCTTCGAGGACCCGCGCTTCAGGCCCGACATGCTCAAGATATACCCGACGCTGGTCACCGCAGATGCGCCGCTCTACCGCTGGTGGAAGGAAGGCAAATACAGGCCTTACACTACCGAGGAGGCAGTTGAGCTTCTCGTCGAGGCTTACAAGTACTTCCCCAAGTGGGTTAGGGTAATGAGAATCCAGCGCGACATACCGGTCCAATTAATCGTTGATGGGGTTAAGCACTCGAACCTCGGCCAGCTCGTCTTCAACGAGCTGATTAAGCGCGGCATAAGGCCGAGGGAGATTCGCTTCAGGGAAGTGGGCCACCAGATGGAGAAGTTTGGAGTTGAGCCTGAGGTCGAGCACATAAAGCTCCTCCGCGAGGACTATGACGCCGCTGGCGGAAGGGAAATCTTCCTCAGCTTCGAAGACATCAAAAACGACATCCTCATCGGCTTCATCCGCCTAAGGATTCCAAGCGAAAAAGCCCCCAGGAAGGAGATAAACTGTTGTCCCTCAGCTATAGTCAGGGAGCTCCACGTCTACGGCCCGCTCGTTCCGATAGGCGGAAAGCCCCGCTATGAGTGGCAACACAGAGGCTACGGCAGGGAGCTTTTAAGCGAGGCGGAGAGGATAGCCAAAGAGGAGTTCGACGTGAAGAAGATGCTCGTCATAAGCGGCGTTGGCGTGAGGGAATATTACAGGAAGTTCGGTTACAGGAAGAACGGCCCATACGTTGCTAAGAAGCTCGATAAAGGCTACGCTGACTACAAAAAGAGCAAAGATTTTGACGCACACTTGAACACTTAAGTGTTTGCCATTATCTCTTCCTCTGTTCTCCTTAGCTCTGCCTTCTTGATGGCTTCCTCATGCTCCCTCTCGCCCTTGCTTCCCTTCAGTCTCTCGGAGAGATTTATCAGGGCTTCCTCAGGGCCGTAGCAGATGAGCAAGTCTCCAGGGAGTATGACTGTGTCCCCCTTTGGGGCACCAAGGTAGACCTCGCCCTTCTCGGTCTTTCTATATATTCCTAGCACAAGGATTCCTTCTTTGTCAAGTTCAAGCTCCCTTAGAGTCTTGTTTGCGAGCCAGCTGTTTCTCTTGACCCTTATCTGGGATATGGAATAGCCCTTCGTTATGCCGAGTAGCTGGCTGTAGTCGTAAACCCTCAGCTCGGGGAAAGCCCTTGCCAAAAAGCGCTTTATCCAGCGCCTCATCCAGCGTTCAATCCTCTTGGACGTGAAGATGAGGTAAAGGAGGATCAAGCTCAGGCCGAGAATTGAGATGGAGGTTATAGTCTCGTTCCTGCTCTTGCCGGCAAAGGCCATGACGAGGGTTGCTATGGCAGATGTAATCCCCGCGCTCCCAAGGAATATTAGAACCCTGATTATCTTCCTCCTGACGGGGTGGGAAACAACGTATTCACTCTCGCTTGTCGTGAAACCTGTACCAGAGAAAGCCGACTGGGCTTGGAAGGCGGCAATGTCCCTTGATAGGCCTGTCATTTCGAGGGCTATCGCGCCTATTCTGACTATGATCATTGAGAGGGTTATAACTAAAATAAGGGAAACGAGTGCCAGCAGTGGGCCTCACCCCGTGGATGGGTTTTTCTGTCCTTGGGTGTGCTCCATTTTTGCACTTAAAGCTATCGCAATGAAGTTGAGCCCGCTCATTATCAGGTCAACCGACACGAAGAGTCCAACTGCCCAGAGGCCTGACCAGGGCCACTGAATAACTATCATGAATCCCAGGAGGATTGTAAGGAAACCTGAAAGCGTCATAAGGGCCCACTGGCTGATGTCTTTGTTCTGAAGGGCCACTCCAATCCTTATCGCTCCGATGGTTATCAGCGAGAAGCCAAGAACCAGCGTCAAAATCGTCGTTGCCAGTACCGGGTTTTCAAGTGTCGCTATACCGCCTATTACGTATATCGCACCCATAATGATGTGGAGAGTTCTGCTCTTCCAGTCCTTGGTCTTCGTGATTCCCTGGATAACCTGCAGTGCTCCGCCAACGACCATGAAGGCACCGAAGATTGCCACGCTCGTTATTGTCAGCAGAGGCAGTATCATTAATCCCGCAAAGCCCAGGGTCGTGAAGATTATCCCCAGACCCAGCATCCATATCCAGTTCTTCTTTACCTCTCCATACTCCATTATCCCACCCCCAAATTTTTTCACAAAAAGTTTCTTTATTGGCTTAAAAATTTTTCTGTGGTTGAGTAACTAAAATTTCGGCAAACTTATAAGCGCTTCGTCTGACCTAAGACCATGCGTTTCAAACCTAAACCCTTTATCGAGCCCGTGCCGTTCAAATGCCTCTACTGCCTAGACTGCTGTCGCGGAAGACACGTCTATCTAACGCTGAAGGACATTGAGAGGATAGCCAGAGACCTCAACACATAGTCCTGCGGATCCCTTAACTTGCTTTTATAAAACTCCAACTTTTTCATCCTCGTAAAACTTTTAAACAGGAACGGACAACTTCAAGCCAGGGGGTCTTAATGGGGAAGAATGGTAAACCCCGTCTCTCATACGAAACGAGCTTTAGGATCAAGGTCGGTCTCCTCGCGGTTATCTTTGGGATCGCCATATTCATGACAGTTTACTATCCCCTGATCTCGCATGAGGTGGATCCTTTTCGTGTGTCCTCCCCAAAGGGGCAGATACTCCTCGCCAAGAACTTTTCCATGATGGGAGTAAATTACACCAACGTCGTTCCTTTCACGGCCGAGAACAACGCCCTCGTCCTCGGAGGAAAGGACGAGATGGAGGATACCCTCACCATCAAGATTTCCACGCCGGGATGGTGCGCTGACCTTTGGATCTGGGGAGGCTCCTCCAGCGGTTGGACAAGAAAGTACGAGTGTTTGAGGGAATTTCCCCTGAGCAAGTACGCGTTCAACAGGGTCCCAACCCGCGAGGCCAAGGAGATAGTCAGCTGGAACCTTGAGAAGGGATACATAATAGTCTTCCACAAGAACAGCCCGGTTCAGAACTACGAGCTGGTGAACTTTACAGTGACCTACGGAGAAAGAACCGACTGGGGCGCCTTCAAGGTTGCAGTTAAAAGTTCCTGAGGTGCTGTGAGATGAAGATTTCCTACGAGACATCATTCAGGCTCAAGGTGCTCGCCATAGCAGTTCTCTTCGGGCTGATCATCTTTTACTTGGTCTACTACCCCATAATCTCCCACAATCCCGTGCCCTACGGGGTAGCGTCTCCAAGGGGCCAGATACTGCTCATGCAGAACATAACCCTAGGCGATTTCAGCTGGAATAACGCCGTGGACCTTTACAACAACCTTGTCCTTAAGGGGGACGAGGACTACAGCGATTACGTGGTCGTTAGACTCACCACGCCGGGGTGGTGCATGGATGCGGTGGTCTGGGACGGGACGAAGTACACTAAAAGGGCAAGCTGCGTCCGTGAGGTCACGATATCGAGATACACCTTCCGCATACCTCCCGGTTCCTACTGGTACCTCGATGGCTCCTACCACCTGATACTCTACAAGCCAGAGGGAACTCCCGAAAACTACGAGCTGGTGAACTTCACAGTGACCTACGGGCCGAAATCTGACTGGGGCGCCTTCAAGGCCACCTATCCAAAGAAATAATAAAAAAAGAGTGCCTTAGAAGCTGAGCTCCAAACCTAGAGCTCCGGTTCTTCTTCATAGACATGGCTCTCCAGGAGGTTACGAAGCTCGCCCCCACGACGAAGATTCAGATAACCACACCCCACTCAGGTCAGTTGGTGGGCATCACGGCGTCGATGAGCAGGAACATGAAAAGGATTCATTGCACAAATCTGTACAATGACGGTTCGATGGCTTTTTAACCCCGGCGTGGAATGGTTTCCATGCGCTTCAAACCCAAACCCTTTACCGAGCCCGTGCCGTTCAAATGCCTCTACTGCCTAGACTGCTGTCGCGGAAGACACGTCTATCTAACATTAAAGGATATAGAGAGAATCGCCCGGAAGGGTCACGACCCCCAGGACTTCGTAACCTTCTCGGTCGAGGGCAACCAGATACGCTTCGTCCTTGCGGTGAGGGAGTGGGACCTCGGCTGCGTCTTCCACGACCCGGAGACAGGGAAGTGCAAGATACACGACGCCAACCCGATAATCTGCAGGATCTACCCGTTCATGGTCTCACGTAAGCCGCTCGGCGTCGAGGGCGAGAAGCCCTTCGAGTACAAAGGCCAAACACTGTGGCTCTACTACGACGAGAGCTGTCCCGGAATAAACGCCGAAGAGCCGGAAACGGCGATAGACCCGGAGGAGATAGCAGAGCTGGGCCTTGAATTTGAGAGAGAGTTCGAGAGGACGGACATGGAGGGTTTTGTGGAGCTGATAGAGCGGCTTGAGATAACGGAAACTAAGTGACCCATAGAAGCAGTGTCTTGTCCCAAGCACTCTCGTGTTAAGGGGACTTCAAAAAGTTTAAATCCCCACCTATTGATTTACCCATTGGTGGGGTACTATGGTCTCATTCGAGATCCGAGACGGAAAACTGATCATAACCTTATGGGACTCAGCTGACATGGACATTATTTCCGCTT
The sequence above is drawn from the Thermococcus pacificus genome and encodes:
- a CDS encoding ABC transporter ATP-binding protein — its product is MLRIEKLVKVYKDVRALDGLSLEVKPGQVYGFLGPNGAGKSTTILSTLGLIFPQEGRIELFGEEVFRDGKFDEGRLVKVKARIGYMPEHATLWDFLTPVQTLDTIADAFKIPKAEKEKRINELLDLVGLKDARNKKVGKFSKGMRQRLLLAQALINDPELLILDEPMSGLDPKGIAEFKDIIREQKKAGKTVFFSSHILAHVEEVCDTVGVIVKGKLRLEDSIENIKKEFLKKAGYTILIETNKPVDWRSAELSVTSLGENKYRVVASRDVREEIHDYVASQGAKVLTMQVKEPSLEEIFLKLVE
- a CDS encoding HdeD family acid-resistance protein, with amino-acid sequence MEYGEVKKNWIWMLGLGIIFTTLGFAGLMILPLLTITSVAIFGAFMVVGGALQVIQGITKTKDWKSRTLHIIMGAIYVIGGIATLENPVLATTILTLVLGFSLITIGAIRIGVALQNKDISQWALMTLSGFLTILLGFMIVIQWPWSGLWAVGLFVSVDLIMSGLNFIAIALSAKMEHTQGQKNPSTG
- a CDS encoding ABC transporter permease subunit translates to MKKPGVMSRLNGQWIALVLISLFPAIGVEIDVHRFTIHYPNIPPEELGHLITADLLTKWLPNFIRFLLILVLLIILLSRFGSDFERGNVVLMLSKPITRRRYFLGRSLEGLKLALTSALGIVLSGALAMFAHGFEVRDYLIGSLTLSLSLVGVIGIALLLLPLATSRDSGVFLGLGAFVALLLLGKSDYPFIPTVYLEKVLSIGDSVSIFYRAVGELLALCVALSLAGMELFRRRELRNPELLSAPGVSISPCGLYGVFLGLSLQSRRFIAFVAFTGLMAFLNKGTLDQYYTSHGIPGLLNAVIQAFNSPFLPFVVLPLGALSIGSAIENGTVRVLLSKPMKRKNFFLGMLLSDIFAVFIGTAFYVTLIVAYALHLSAPLSRTLELGLTFGSLLFLSLLQYLALGYLLSAFMRGRKALLLSLVLAFLLAFAVPLSVIAASASAGNSFIDVLTQNSLPVPSPNLHYTVLTMAVSPKRSLLPKSPAEVLNYPGNLAVLVVPTVAYLAISWLKFRKTDLR
- a CDS encoding YkgJ family cysteine cluster protein codes for the protein MRFKPKPFTEPVPFKCLYCLDCCRGRHVYLTLKDIERIARKGHDPQDFVTFSVEGNQIRFVLAVREWDLGCVFHDPETGKCKIHDANPIICRIYPFMVSRKPLGVEGEKPFEYKGQTLWLYYDESCPGINAEEPETAIDPEEIAELGLEFEREFERTDMEGFVELIERLEITETK
- a CDS encoding Nif3-like dinuclear metal center hexameric protein, which translates into the protein MNRDELVAFLDEYLQISAYPDKSSNGLQVEGKEDVERVAFAVDTTLKTIERATKAKADMLIVHHGMIWGGLNYITGVHYKRLKALFESGLNLYVAHLPLDAHPEVGNNVELLKLLGLEPKGSFGEYRGLSIGYWGEFDEPQPIEKVAQVIAEKLDTTVKTYEFGEREIKAVGAVSGAGAFALEEAWRKRIDLLITGEFGHADYLTAIDLPQSVLVAGHYKTETLGVKALMGLLKGRFGLDAFFIDEPTGL
- a CDS encoding ABC transporter permease subunit, which gives rise to MWGFELELKKSIRTKKFWLILVLILLIYVMAFREVKDNLEGASDPQGVLLTSLVGYIAVSAFLFIGVYALMAGATGINSDLENGTLRVALSKPLGRGSYLIGKFLGQSVSIVVAMVFATLLSFVVTKHYGLSLSGKLALDLALANGLVLLAMLQLLALGLLISTFVRSPNTALGLALVLFFVTGLVAPQIVDGWAEDRADKEFGLHERGDFTKLSPEQRTAYRERLGELYREYHLKYLFYVPQVLMLDIISGVETSKFNEDGTYTIEYLGLRHAISENPAQTGVIAALIPVYLALALIRFKRMDLR
- a CDS encoding potassium channel family protein; the protein is MIIVRIGAIALEMTGLSRDIAAFQAQSAFSGTGFTTSESEYVVSHPVRRKIIRVLIFLGSAGITSAIATLVMAFAGKSRNETITSISILGLSLILLYLIFTSKRIERWMRRWIKRFLARAFPELRVYDYSQLLGITKGYSISQIRVKRNSWLANKTLRELELDKEGILVLGIYRKTEKGEVYLGAPKGDTVILPGDLLICYGPEEALINLSERLKGSKGEREHEEAIKKAELRRTEEEIMANT
- a CDS encoding tRNA uridine(34) 5-carboxymethylaminomethyl modification radical SAM/GNAT enzyme Elp3; protein product: MNGEDFKKAVEEIARAVLSGEIKSREELNRYKIIVSRKYHLSKIPGNSEVLKAIPEEERERFRELLKRKPTRTISGVAVVAMMTKPFPCPHGRCIYCPGGPAIGSPQSYTGKEPSALRAVQSAYHPYIIMMRRLKQLTDIGHDVDKVEVIIQGGTFPAVDLDYQEWFVKCAFKAMNDFPHFRDIENLEEKLVRLIVKRDESVFEEDPKFKEAWLKTHRRPYYYLEEEQRKNEKARVRMVGLTIETRPDWAFERQIDRMLRFGTTRVELGVQTVFNFIHERTKRGHGVEEIIKATQLLRDAGLKINYHIMPGLPGSNFERDLHTFRAIFEDPRFRPDMLKIYPTLVTADAPLYRWWKEGKYRPYTTEEAVELLVEAYKYFPKWVRVMRIQRDIPVQLIVDGVKHSNLGQLVFNELIKRGIRPREIRFREVGHQMEKFGVEPEVEHIKLLREDYDAAGGREIFLSFEDIKNDILIGFIRLRIPSEKAPRKEINCCPSAIVRELHVYGPLVPIGGKPRYEWQHRGYGRELLSEAERIAKEEFDVKKMLVISGVGVREYYRKFGYRKNGPYVAKKLDKGYADYKKSKDFDAHLNT